A section of the Streptomyces sp. NBC_00178 genome encodes:
- the ggt gene encoding gamma-glutamyltransferase yields MRRSVGRNVSFLSVIVVLGSFGAAAPAASAPPVPPPKSPVAVGYGGAVSSVDADASAAGIEVLRHGGNAVDAAVATAAALGVTEPYSAGIGGGGYFVHYDAATRTVRTIDGRETAPRSADASLFQENGVPIPFNDAVTSGLGVGTPGTPATWQKALDAWGSKPLGKLLEPAERLARDGFTVDETFRAQTAANQARFADFPASAELFLPGGQPPAAGSVFRNADLARTYRTLGRRGVDELYRGALARDIVSTVRKPPVDPAATRVVRPGDLTTGDLKAYRALHRAPTRVGYRGLDVYGMAPSSSGGTSVGEALNILESTDLSKAGGTRYLHRLIEASRIAFADRGRWVGDPAFEDVPTRELLGQRFADSRACLIKDDAVLTSPLAPGDPRDPARCAWGEGAAPTTYEGENTTHLTTADRWGNVVAYTLTIESTGGSGITVPGRGFLLNNELTDFSFAPANPAVHDPNLPGPAKRPRSSISPTVVLEHGKPVLALGSPGGATIITTVLQTLTGHLDRGLPLVEAIAAPRASQRNSPTTEIEPGLWNSPVRAELEALGHVFKANPEIGAATGVQRLPDGRWLAAAEKVRRGGGSAMVVHPSGRS; encoded by the coding sequence ATGCGTCGTTCCGTCGGCCGGAATGTGTCGTTCCTGAGCGTGATCGTCGTCCTGGGCTCGTTCGGTGCCGCCGCTCCCGCGGCTTCGGCACCCCCGGTGCCGCCCCCCAAGTCGCCGGTCGCGGTGGGTTACGGGGGAGCCGTGTCGAGCGTCGACGCGGACGCGTCCGCCGCGGGCATCGAGGTCCTGCGCCACGGGGGAAACGCCGTCGACGCGGCCGTCGCCACCGCGGCGGCCCTGGGGGTGACCGAGCCCTACTCGGCGGGAATCGGCGGGGGCGGCTACTTCGTCCACTACGACGCCGCGACCCGCACCGTCCGGACGATCGACGGGCGTGAGACCGCCCCCAGGAGCGCCGACGCCTCGCTGTTCCAGGAGAACGGGGTGCCGATCCCCTTCAACGACGCCGTCACCAGCGGCCTCGGGGTCGGCACCCCCGGCACTCCCGCCACCTGGCAGAAGGCCCTCGACGCCTGGGGGAGCAAGCCGCTCGGAAAGCTCCTCGAACCCGCCGAGCGGCTGGCCCGCGACGGTTTCACGGTGGACGAGACCTTCCGTGCGCAGACGGCCGCCAACCAGGCGCGCTTCGCCGACTTCCCCGCGAGCGCCGAGCTCTTCCTGCCCGGCGGACAGCCGCCGGCGGCCGGCTCGGTCTTCAGGAACGCCGATCTCGCCCGGACCTACCGCACCCTCGGGCGCAGGGGAGTCGACGAGCTGTACCGGGGCGCTCTGGCGCGGGACATCGTCTCGACGGTGCGCAAGCCCCCCGTGGACCCGGCGGCGACACGGGTGGTGCGCCCGGGAGACCTGACGACCGGTGACTTGAAGGCATACCGTGCGCTGCACCGGGCTCCCACCCGCGTCGGCTACCGGGGACTCGACGTGTACGGCATGGCGCCTTCGTCGTCCGGCGGGACGAGCGTGGGCGAGGCACTCAACATCCTGGAGTCCACCGACCTCTCGAAGGCCGGTGGGACGCGTTACCTCCACCGGCTCATCGAGGCGAGCCGCATCGCCTTCGCCGACCGGGGACGGTGGGTCGGCGATCCGGCGTTCGAGGACGTCCCCACCCGTGAACTGCTCGGGCAGCGCTTCGCCGACTCGCGGGCCTGCCTCATCAAGGACGACGCCGTCCTGACCAGCCCCCTCGCGCCAGGTGATCCCCGTGATCCCGCGCGGTGCGCGTGGGGGGAGGGGGCGGCCCCGACGACGTACGAGGGTGAGAACACGACCCACCTGACCACGGCCGACCGGTGGGGCAACGTCGTCGCCTACACCCTGACGATCGAGTCGACGGGCGGCAGCGGCATCACCGTGCCCGGGCGCGGCTTCCTGCTCAACAACGAGCTGACCGACTTCTCCTTCGCCCCGGCGAACCCGGCGGTCCACGACCCGAACCTCCCGGGTCCCGCCAAGCGCCCGCGCTCGTCCATCTCGCCGACCGTCGTGCTGGAACACGGAAAGCCCGTGCTGGCCCTCGGCTCACCCGGCGGCGCCACGATCATCACGACCGTCCTGCAGACGCTGACCGGCCATCTGGACCGGGGTCTTCCGCTGGTCGAGGCCATCGCGGCGCCCCGTGCCAGCCAGCGCAACTCGCCGACCACCGAGATCGAGCCCGGCCTGTGGAACAGCCCGGTGCGGGCGGAGCTGGAGGCACTCGGCCACGTCTTCAAGGCGAACCCGGAGATCGGTGCGGCCACCGGTGTCCAGCGGCTGCCGGACGGACGCTGGCTGGCGGCCGCGGAAAAGGTGCGGCGCGGCGGTGGCTCGGCCATGGTGGTGCATCCGAGCGGGCGTTCCTGA
- a CDS encoding helix-turn-helix domain-containing protein yields the protein MVRNPLTPEERLRGERLGELLREARGGRSMVAVAADAGISAETLRKIETGRAPTPAFFTVAALAGALGLSMDELLPRVLAVPAPDTGSLPLTA from the coding sequence ATGGTACGAAACCCACTGACACCCGAGGAGCGCCTGCGCGGTGAGCGCCTCGGTGAACTGCTGCGCGAGGCGCGCGGCGGACGCAGCATGGTCGCCGTCGCCGCCGACGCGGGCATCTCCGCCGAGACGCTCCGCAAGATCGAGACGGGCCGGGCACCCACGCCCGCGTTCTTCACGGTGGCCGCCCTCGCGGGAGCCCTCGGGCTGTCGATGGACGAGCTGCTGCCGCGTGTCCTCGCGGTGCCCGCACCGGACACCGGGAGCCTGCCGCTCACCGCGTAG
- a CDS encoding PPOX class F420-dependent oxidoreductase yields the protein MTLQDFARSEYVSLTTYRKNGTPVATPVWAAADDGVLYVWTRSDSWKVKRLRNDSRVLVTVCDVRGRIEEGAPSAEGTARLLDGEGTRTVRGLLARKYTWKFWLVDWPAMVARLGKRPHTGIAVTF from the coding sequence GTGACCCTCCAGGACTTCGCCCGCAGTGAGTACGTCAGCCTGACCACCTACCGGAAGAACGGCACACCCGTCGCCACCCCCGTGTGGGCCGCGGCGGACGACGGCGTGCTGTACGTCTGGACCCGGTCCGACAGCTGGAAGGTCAAGAGGCTGCGCAACGACAGCCGGGTGCTCGTCACGGTCTGCGACGTCCGCGGCCGGATCGAGGAGGGCGCGCCCAGCGCCGAGGGGACCGCGCGGCTGCTCGACGGCGAAGGGACCCGCACGGTGCGCGGGTTGCTGGCCCGCAAGTACACCTGGAAGTTCTGGCTGGTGGACTGGCCGGCGATGGTCGCCCGCCTCGGCAAGCGGCCCCACACCGGCATCGCCGTCACCTTCTGA
- a CDS encoding glycoside hydrolase family 75 protein, translating to MRTRMLALAAASGAAVLAAAALPASAPPARASGAPSEGAVGAAELLARVKTCDRISHGKYRTDQGSPAEIPVCGTKRAVFWTADMDIDCDGRVTAVCNRKTDPAFQAGTAFQTSAGRPLDSSALPYVVVPGPGPLWKYAYHGIKGGSVAAVVYGDKVVYAVVGDTGPTGIIGEASYAAAKRLGIDPDPKSGGTASGVTYILFRDSRVSPIEDHEAAVAEGEALAAEFVAGG from the coding sequence GTGCGTACGCGCATGCTCGCCCTCGCCGCCGCCTCGGGCGCGGCCGTCCTGGCCGCAGCGGCTCTGCCCGCCTCCGCCCCGCCCGCGCGGGCTTCAGGAGCTCCGAGCGAGGGTGCGGTCGGGGCCGCCGAACTGCTGGCCCGGGTGAAGACCTGCGACCGGATCTCGCACGGGAAGTACCGGACGGACCAGGGGAGCCCGGCTGAGATCCCCGTGTGCGGGACGAAGCGCGCCGTGTTCTGGACCGCCGACATGGACATCGACTGCGACGGCCGTGTCACCGCCGTCTGCAACAGGAAGACGGACCCCGCCTTCCAGGCCGGGACGGCGTTCCAGACGTCGGCGGGCAGACCCCTGGACTCCAGCGCGCTGCCCTACGTCGTCGTACCCGGCCCGGGTCCGCTGTGGAAGTACGCCTACCACGGGATCAAGGGCGGTTCCGTGGCCGCCGTCGTGTACGGCGACAAGGTCGTGTACGCCGTGGTCGGTGACACGGGGCCGACCGGGATCATCGGGGAGGCGTCGTACGCCGCGGCCAAGAGGCTCGGGATCGACCCCGACCCGAAGAGCGGCGGGACGGCGTCCGGCGTCACGTACATCCTGTTCCGCGACTCCCGGGTCTCACCCATCGAGGACCACGAGGCGGCCGTCGCGGAGGGCGAGGCCCTCGCCGCGGAATTCGTGGCCGGCGGCTGA